A region from the Vicia villosa cultivar HV-30 ecotype Madison, WI linkage group LG3, Vvil1.0, whole genome shotgun sequence genome encodes:
- the LOC131656947 gene encoding uncharacterized protein LOC131656947, which produces MVYHAVNTRFVSKSFIFSLSIIVMLSCTTYSQQNKNQNPIKSKTYLTEKFELGPGEVLAKTIEDIEFPRGHIGVKSFDVDLVDEQGNSVPLYETYIHHWFAIRYHINKDKTMPHEGPSFKRNDGTCNTYILPHYWGLGSESRGTCSRIPDPFAVEQGNPANIKEGWEEKWLFNLMVLDTRGTEDRKSCSECRCDQFNLPENFYNVTPDIHGKPLSPEYKGGVFCCQNSFQCKLRKGFQAPCRKLALRYTITWVDWDLHQIPVRFYILDSTDRVTIKGSEIIHDCQAEYTIPKSNSTDLVHVQKASIPMIKGGYLIYGISHMHTGVVNATLIGQDGRTLCTSTPRYGTGNEAGNEQGYAVGMSACSPKLGSIKINDGEIVTMESRYKNEFLTGAMGHMYIYLADRLPHTT; this is translated from the exons ATGGTTTATCACGCG GTAAACACGAGATTTGTCTCCAAATCATTTATTTTTTCACTGTCCATAATTGTGATGCTATCATGCACAACATATTCACAACAAAATAAGAATCAAAACCCTATCAAATCAAAAACGTATTTAACAGAAAAGTTTGAATTGGGACCTGGAGAGGTTCTGGCTAAAACTATTGAAGATATTGAATTTCCAAGGGGCCATATTGGAGTCAAAAGCTTTGATGTTGATTTAGTTGATGAGCAAGGGAACTCCGTACCATTATATGAAACATACATTCATCATTGGTTTGCTATAAGATATCACATAAACAAGGATAAAACTATGCCGCATGAGGGTCCAAGTTTCAAAAGAAATGATGGAACTTGCAACACATATATTCTACCACATTATTGGGGTTTGGGAAGTGAATCACGAGGAACATGTTCAAGGATTCCAGATCCTTTTGCGGTTGAACAAGGTAATCCTGCCAATATTAAAGAAGGTTGGGAAGAGAAATGGCTATTTAACCTCATGGTCCTTGATACACGTGGCACAGAAGATAGAAAAAGTTGTAGTGAATGTAGGTGTGACCAATTTAATCTCCCAGAAAATTTTTATAACGTGACACCAGATATACATGGTAAACCATTGTCCCCCGAATATAAAGGAGGAGTCTTTTGTTGCCAAAATTCATTTCAATGCAAATTGAGAAAAGGATTTCAAGCACCATGTAGAAAACTTGCTCTAAGATACACAATAACATGGGTTGATTGGGACCTACATCAAATCCCTGTTAGATTTTATATACTTGATTCCACCGATCGTGTCACAATAAAGGGTTCTGAAATAATCCATGATTGTCAG GCAGAGTATACTATTCCTAAAAGTAATAGTACTGATCTTGTCCATGTTCAAAAAgcaagcatcccaatgataaaaGGAGGTTATCTTATTTATGGCATTTCTCATATGCATACAGGTGTTGTTAATGCTACACTAATTGGACAG GACGGAAGGACATTGTGTACATCAACACCAAGATATGGAACGGGAAATGAAGCAGGAAATGAACAAGGTTATGCCGTTGGAATGTCTGCATGCTCTCCAAAACTAGGCTCAATTAAGATTAACGACGGTGAAATTGTGACTATGGAATCAAGATATAAAAATGAATTTCTCACCGGAGCTATGGGACATATGTACATCTATTTGGCTGACCGACTACCACATACGACATAA